The DNA window AAGAGGCTCGGCAGCCCCCCTTGGGTCCTCATGTTCACCCTTGCGCACCGACGTCCTTATAACCCCAGAGCCCCAGCTCAGCCCTCGCCCCATAGAAGGAATGACCGGAGTAACCTGAACTTGGTTGCAAAACAAGATGTGGGAAACATGGCTCTGGTCTGGCCTTCTCCAAACTTCCGGGGGTCATAGCAGGCATGGGCAGGCTGAGGGAAGTGGCACAGAGTCTCCGGCATGTTCCCCAGTTGTCCAGCCCTAcatcatctccccaccccccctaccCCCTGTGGGTCCTCGGTTGCCAAGGGCAGGGGTGGCCTGTGAGGTGAGGGGTCTGGCAGAGGACCGGATGGGAGACGGGTGTGGGCCATGGGGTAGACGGCACACCTGAGTGAGGCTGGGAGCAGGCAAGGAAGTGAACACAGGGCACCGCCCCAGAGCCAGTACTGTGGTGTTAACAGTGTAAGCTCCCGGGTTTGCCTGCCAGCGTTTGTATTCTGACTCTGCTATCGTGGGCCATGCACCCCAGCGCCTCTGGTTCCTCACCAGGAAAAAGGGGGTAGTGATGGTGTCTGTCTTCTGAATGAGGCCATGGGAGAGAAGGCTTATGATGCGCTTAGCACGGGGCTTGGGACACAGTAATCACTCAGCAAGTGCAGCTGTGACAACCGTGAGGGTTAGGGCCACAGCACCCTCCTTGTTCCTGACCTCCGGGAGCTCCAGCCCACTCCTCATTGTCATGGTCCCCTCCCTCTGGGGCTTCAGGCTCCTCGGGGATCAGTGGGAAGGTGGAATCTGGGAAGACGTGCTCCCTTGtcctctggggtgggggctgcagcTCCAGATTCGAGGGCCAGGCTACTTGGTGGGGTTCTGGCCATGGCACCGAGGCATGGCCTCTGACCATGGCTCAGGCCTCGGCACTGATGAGCTCTGGCCTTGCAGACCCTAGCCTGTATCCGCCCAGAAGGAAGAGGGTCAGAGGGCAGGTCGTCACCTATCCTCCCCCAGCAGTTCCAGAACCGGCTGGTCCACGTAGGGGAGAACAGGCAGGACTCAGGTGAGGAATTGAATGAAGTGTGTGTATTGGGGGGTGGCGAGTGCCTGCagtcagggaggaggagagcTCCTTTGGTCTAGATGGATCCAAACGGCCTTTTTCTGAAAAGCAGACAAAAAGAAGACGTTTCCAAACCAGACGTAGTCACATCCCAATCCGGTTAAACAACAAAATCTCCAGGGGTACCTGGAGCCTGCAATGTGAGTGTATGATggggtctgggggcggggggaggggtctgGGAGACACATCAGTGAGCAGCAGTGGCCTTGAGGATCACTACACAGGTGCCATTTGTCACTTTGCCATGTTCCACCTACATTGCTGGCTCTGTGGATGGTCCGTGACGTGAGTGGCAGGCGTTAGTTAGCTGAGGAAGAGACTTCATATTCCCTCCTAtttcactccctccctccatttgctaaaacttctctttttccttcttttccttctttctcactgTCCTCTTCACAGGCCAGTGCTCTAGCCTCCAGTCTGCTCACTGGGGCTGGGTCCTGGGGAGTGGAGCCCCcgcccctgcaccccccccccccactagctACGTGCTTCCTCCTGCAGCTAGGGGGAGCCCTTCCCCCTCGCTGGACACGGGTCTGTAGCCGCAGCCCAGGTCCAGGCTCTGTgggcctcctccacctcctttccCCCTCTGAGTCTGAAACACAGGCTCTGCGGCCCCGAGAACTTGGATCTTTATACATGCTGCCTCTGCAAAGCTCTTAGTGGGTAAAGAGCCACTATCCTGGCTCCAGGAACAAAGAGTGAGGCTTGGGGTCACTCAaggtgggcagagaagggagaacgAACCacctctggagagagagagagagagagagagagagagaatctcaagcaggttccatactcagcgtggagcccaatgagggcacaatcccacaaccctgggattatgacctgagccaaaatccagagtcaggcattcaactgagccagccagatgctccaGGCTCTAGGGTTCCAGAGCTTCCCATAGTTCTATCTCTGGTCTGGACCTTACTAAGAAAAACATAACACTGGATGATAAAGTGATAAACGAAGTGAGGAGAAGTCTGGGCTGTCCCTGTGATATGCATAGCAGCACAGTGGGCCGATTCTAGTCCACACCCCACCGGCCAGGGGTGCTGCAGATGAGCCGAGAAAAGTCCGCTCTTCTAAGATCTTTACTCCCATCGCTACATAGCCTGGAATTTATCTGACCCTGGATCAATTCAGGGTCAGGACTTAATCCAGGTCATGTGTAACACCAACAGAGGTTTCAAACGTGCTCCCAGTAGGCCAGAGGTTCCACAGGGAATGACACGAGGGTCGAGGAGGGGCCTGAGGGAGATCACAGGGAGGAGGGCCCTGGACTCCCCACCCAAACCTCAAACACTGGGCTCCTGAGGAAAATGGTATAACGGTGGTCTTAAAAACACACGCTTTTAAAAACAGGTTTGAAAACCATCAGCCTAGAGAGTGACTTCTTGAGTATTTTGGTTTTGGAATAGATGTCCGGCATTGTGTATACGTCTGAGCCAACAATCATAGGCCAACTAATGCTACCAGGCCAAAGGACGCGTTAGGAACAGCACATCTCCCGTGTTTATGGACTCTCCCCAAGGTCACGGTTCGCGCGCCGAAATGTCTCTTACTCTGGTTCTTtggtaaaatgaaaacacagttttGTTTCTGGAGAACTGTATTCCATGCAGGAACCGTTACTTAAATAAGCTGTCTTGGGAACATAAACCCAAGAAGCGTAGTACATGAACTTAGCCATGTGCCTTCTTGCCCGAGAAGCACTGGCTCTTTGGCCATGCAGAAAAGACGCTGGTGGGGGAACAGGGCCGCACTCTTCAGTaacaccccccacctccagaaGACATACAGCAGCCAAGAGACTCAGAGCCAGCCATGGATGGGGATTGTCACTTGAAGGGAAGGAGACCAGACATTAGTTGGGGACGTAGTGCCTTTTGAGTGACAGTCACTGAGAATGACAGGATGGGAAAGAAGGGGGAAGCTGGGGAAGAGTGAGGAGGATAGTATGCCTCCTTCTGAGGGCCAGGGTCACAGCAAAACCGATGGATCCTTCCTGCCCATCCGTCGGCCCCTCTGAAAAGGTATAACCCctgggcaggggtgtgtgtgtgcgtgcatgtgtgcacaggCAAGCAGATGAACACGCTTGCAGAGCAGATATGGGGGCACcaggccagccccagcccctctgcaGGTTCAGCCCCTTCTGGCCAATCTTCACGTCTGCCCTCAGGGCACAGCAGGCTGGGCAGGGGGCTCAGGGCTGTGGCATGGTCCGGGGAGGGCACCCAGCATGAGACTCTGCCCCAGGGGGCAATCGATATGCCTGGGCCAGGGGACGGTTCCCTGGAGAAACTGAGTGAGGCTGAAGAAAAGAGTTTGGTTTGCGGATGCATTCCAGGCTGAGAAGGGACCACGTGACCGGGAGGCTTTGAACCCAGGAGGGGAATGGCCTGTCCTGGGGAATGGCCTGCTAGCCAGAGACTTGGGCTGTGTCCTTTCTCAGACAACCGGGGAAAGCCCTGGAAAAACACCTTAATGTGTGGCCGCCGtgttgggaggaagggggaagacgCGGGTCGTGCGTGCAGAGCCGTGTGGTCAGGCCTTCCTCTCGGGACCTGGTCTCGGGGATTGATCAGGCCTATTAGACACGTTCAGTTTGTCTTccacaggaggcagggaggctctCAAAGTCACATCCTTACCCATTTGCGTCCGAGTGTGGAACCACTGTAGCCTTGGAAAGCCCTCAGCTGTGGAAGAGTTGTGACCCGCAAGGTCTCCCTAGTGGGCCTGCCCTCTCTCCAGCTCGTGATGGCCCTTCTCGCCCCCCAGGCCTCTCTTCTTATCAGACAATCCTCTCTGCCGTCAGGTGTCGCCAGGAGATACACTGCCCACCACAAACTGTGAGTCCAGAGCCTGTTTCTATTGTAGTTGTATTACCTACACTCTCACCCTAACGCCCCGTCAGACTTCATGGCTGAAGGAccaccttccttctgtcctttgaGGGCATCTGTCCATCGTGAGAGTCTTCAGAGAAAGAAATCCTTTAACGGCTGAGGAGCCTGGGGAAGAGGAGGGTTCTGGCAGATTGAGGTGGACAGAAATTGTTCTGTTGAGCTCATTCTTCACATTTGTCCAGCTAGTGACATTCTACAGAACCCCTGGGTGCTCAGTCCTGTGCCTGATCCACTGGGAGGGACACAGGGAACCAGGGGCGAGGGCCGTGTCCTCGGGCAGTGCAGTCTCCTTGGGGAGGCAGGAGCTGCAgatggaaagcagcaaagaacCAGACACAAACTGTGTCTCTGAAGCCGAATATGCCTGCCGGGTGCTTGGACTGCGCTTGGgaaatcagagaaggcttcttggaggaggaagaggaggaagacaaaTAATCGGGGCAACTTACATCTCTTTGGATGAGCTCAGCGTAAATCAAGCAGGCAGCAGAGATCAGCACATCAGCATCAAGGTCAATGAGGTTGTTGCAGGCctgtgcagagagaggaagctggGACGAAGCAGGTCTCCTTGGGCACAGGCGGCTGCCTCCCGCTTCAAGGGACAAGGCGGCTGCCCATGGCAGTCACTGGGGCCACCTGATCTCTCTCCAAccagcccagcacagtgcctgaaattTCACCACTGGAACTTGATATATGGGGGAGATGGTAAATGTAACTTTCCTGCTGGGCTCTAGGGAGTACCAGGGTTCCACTGAGTGATGCAGGGGCTTCTAAGGAGGACCCGTTTTATAATCGGGCTGCCACCCTAGAGCGTGTTGAACGTAGACCTCAGCTGCTTTTTTGAAACGCCAGAAAACTCTCTGTCTTTTGCCGCAGGAGGACCCTAAGGCTAAGGGATTAACTGTGAGGCAGCGAGCACGGACAGTAAGAGGCATTCAAGGCCTCGGGTTCTTCCTGTGCTAAACAGGGGTGCTGGGGATGGTTATGTCCCACTGCATCAGCCTTGTTGTGAGGCTTAAAGGAGCTGCTCTACAGAAGCACCAGCACAGTGCTCAGGACGTGACAGATTCCCGCCAGGGGCGAAGGGCTGGCCTGGCCCCAGGGCGGGTGCGCTCACCAGGATGATGTCATCCCTGGTCATGCTCTCCTGTAGCACCTGCTCGCGCACCATCTGTAGCATGCTGTAAGCCACCAGCACCTGGAAGTTCCTGCAGGGCTTCCCCGTCAGCAGAACCTGCAGGTGGCCGGTGAGTGTCAGCCTGAGCCCCGCAGCCAGCCGGAGACCGCAGCCGACCGAGGATGGTGACCCACCCGCTGACTAGGCACCCGCCCGGGGTCAGCCGTTCCTCGGCCTCACTACTGACTCTCTCATTCCCTCAAGTGCTACCTCGGGGGTCCTGAGGCTACTGCGGGCTTGGAGAAAAAGGCTTCAGGGAATTCATTAGctagggggaaggaagaggaagagagaatgagagagggaaggaggggaagaggaagggagggaaggagggagggagggagggagggagggaggagagggtgagggaATGACCCGGTGACTGTCTGTAGCATTTGAGTAGAGCTTTGGCAAAGCAACGGTTGATGAGAAGTCAACGATCCAGGGGTGTCAGCAGAGGTCTGGGGGTGGCCATGGACTTGGGCATGGAGACCAGCAGGCCGTGAGGGAGGGATAAGGCAGGTGGGAGTTGACTCGGGGGGGCACTGAATGCCAGGCTGaggactgggctgggctgggcagggcagaAAGTGGGTGGTGGGTCTGTTCCCAGGGAGCTTCATCTGCTGATGGCCCAAGGGCCTGGGAGCAGAGAACTGCACCTTTGACCTGCCCTTTGGTGGGGGGGCCCTGCTTCTCCAGGAGTGAGGGGCCAGTAGGGAAACAGCACTCAGatggaggggaaggcagaggaaggggcagcTGGGGAAGCAAAGCAGAAGGCGGCCCACCTGGGCAGGGTGGCGGGAAAGCAGGCcaggctccccccgcccccaacactgGCCAGAGGCCCCTCCTTCCACCCTGATTGCCCTCCAGGAGGTGCTGGTGGGCCTGGATGAACAGATGGACCAGCTGATGTCCTAGCCTCCTCCCACGAGGTGGGAGCAGGGTCGCTGGCCCAGTAAACCCCAAGCTGCCGAAGTCCATCCCGGGCCAGCAATAAAGGGGAGGCGAGGGAAAGGGCTGCCCGCTGCATGCTGGAGGGGTGGGGCCTAGCCCTTCTGTCCAAGGAGGCCTCACCTCCCACAGCCTCCAGACATCTTCAAAGGACTTGAAGGCACGTTGGAAGCAGAAGCAGAACCAGGGGAAGAGGGACCGCACGGTCCCGGCACCCTTCCCTCCTGTGCAGAAGAGACAGGGGCGTCAGCCCAGAGGCCGTGGTCGGAGAACACAGGGACAGCTCATGTGACAGAGCAAAGGCACACAGAGGGCGAAACGACAGCACGCCAACACGCTGGGGAAGTACGAAATGCCTGGCCCTCACTGTTCCAACCGCCTTTGGAGACTGGGGTGAATTTTCAACTGTCCAGATGCCAACGCCATCCGGGTGAACCGTGCTCCTAGGACCTGGAGGGAAGACCAAATGACCCGCTCCCGCCCACCATGAGTGGGCCcggctgcctggggctgggtcCTGGTGCCCCCTCATGCCTGCcctggtgcgggggggggggggcgacgtACTGTTGCAGGAGGCGGAGGGTCCACTCACttaggtgctcagcaaacacgGGGTCCAAGAAGTCAATCAGGTCGTTGAGCATGTCTAGGTTCTTGCCCACTCCGATGTTGATGACGCAGCTGTGCTCCTGAGAAagatgggtgggagggagggaaacggCACCTCTCTCCGTGTGGGGGCACCGGAAGAGCCAGCCCTGCTTCACAGCATCTTGGTTCTGGAGGCCCTGCGTGGGGCTGGCTCCAGGCTGGGCTCATGCCTCTGGATGAGCCTGGATGCCTGGGTCTGGGCGTGTCTACGTGATCTGTGTCTGTAGGGGTGTTTGTTTGCACATGTGgatgcacctgtgtgtgtgtgtggtggggatgCAGGGATGTTCCAGATGTGGCTCACGTGCAACGCATCCAGTTCTGCCTCTACACACATGCTGTGGGTCAGAACCAATTGGGACAAGGAAAGAGCAGTGAGCACCTTGCTGCGGGGATGGAGACAGGGGTGAGGGTAGATGCTGAACAGCCTCTCACAGATCATAAGGAAAGGTTTTCCAGGGAGGATGTTCCAGGGAGCAGCAACTTTAAAAGCCCTCAATGTGGTCATTGTGGGGTACATCTGGGGAGTACCGAGTCCCCTGCTGTGCCTGAAGTGCAGGGCGTGTGAAGGGGGCAGCGAGAGACAAGGGCAAAGATCGTCCTTGACTGCCTGGCCAAGGTTATTGGATTTTATTCTGGAGGCGATGGGGAGCCATGGAGGATTTGTGGGAGCAGAGCCATGTTTGGGGAGGGCAATGCCAGGAGAGGAAGACTTCACTGGGACTGGCCAGTTACACTCTTTCAAAGTTTGGGGAGAGCTGGACCCAGAGCACCTTTCTAGCCATCTCCTCAACTCCGATGCCTACAACACACACAGCACTGTCCCCCAAAACCTCACTGGTGTTAGTGTTGCCTGTCCAGGCTCCTCTGGGACCCTGAGGGCTGTTTCAGGGCTGAAGGAAACAGCTGGGCTGCCAATGCCTGCCTGACCTCAAGGGGTTATTTGGGGAGTGGTAGGGAGGTGGTCCCTGAACTCAGGCCCAGCCCTCACCGTTTTCTGCAGGAAGAACTGGAAAAGCCAGAAGGTCTCATGGTCGTGTTCCACCATCAGCTGGAAAAGCATCACCATCTCGTGGAAACCCTGCTGATActc is part of the Neofelis nebulosa isolate mNeoNeb1 chromosome 7, mNeoNeb1.pri, whole genome shotgun sequence genome and encodes:
- the TBC1D21 gene encoding TBC1 domain family member 21 isoform X5, yielding MTTLSPENSLSARWSASFILGLHPFVRTEAWKFLTGYYSWQSSQDERLTVDSTRRKNYEALCEMYEKIQPLLENLHRNFMKTRNNIAYDIQKLYDKDHLGNVLIDKKRLEKILLLSYVCNTQAEYQQGFHEMVMLFQLMVEHDHETFWLFQFFLQKTEHSCVINIGVGKNLDMLNDLIDFLDPVFAEHLRGKGAGTVRSLFPWFCFCFQRAFKSFEDVWRLWEVLLTGKPCRNFQVLVAYSMLQMVREQVLQESMTRDDIILACNNLIDLDADVLISAACLIYAELIQRDAPQPLKDFFL
- the TBC1D21 gene encoding TBC1 domain family member 21 isoform X3, whose product is MTTLSPENSLSARWSASFILVKRKPPIDKTEWDAFFDENGLLAKSRDSICVNILERGLHPFVRTEAWKFLTGYYSWQSSQDERLTVDSTRRKNYEALCEMYEKIQPLLENLHRNFMKTRNNIAYDIQKLYDKDHLGNVLIDKKRLEKILLLSYVCNTQAEYQQGFHEMVMLFQLMVEHDHETFWLFQFFLQKTEHSCVINIGVGKNLDMLNDLIDFLDPVFAEHLRGKGAGTVRSLFPWFCFCFQRAFKSFEDVWRLWEVLLTGKPCRNFQVLVAYSMLQMVREQVLQESMTRDDIILACNNLIDLDADVLISAACLIYAELIQRDAPQPLKDFFL
- the TBC1D21 gene encoding TBC1 domain family member 21 isoform X2, giving the protein MVKRKPPIDKTEWDAFFDENGLLAKSRDSICVNILERGLHPFVRTEAWKFLTGYYSWQSSQDERLTVDSTRRKNYEALCEMYEKIQPLLENLHRNFMKTRNNIAYDIQKLYDKDHLGNVLIDKKRLEKILLLSYVCNTQAEYQQGFHEMVMLFQLMVEHDHETFWLFQFFLQKTEHSCVINIGVGKNLDMLNDLIDFLDPVFAEHLRGKGAGTVRSLFPWFCFCFQRAFKSFEDVWRLWEVLLTGKPCRNFQVLVAYSMLQMVREQVLQESMTRDDIILACNNLIDLDADVLISAACLIYAELIQRDLLPPQGDCTARGHGPRPWFPVSLPVDQAQD
- the TBC1D21 gene encoding TBC1 domain family member 21 isoform X1 — its product is MTTLSPENSLSARWSASFILVKRKPPIDKTEWDAFFDENGLLAKSRDSICVNILERGLHPFVRTEAWKFLTGYYSWQSSQDERLTVDSTRRKNYEALCEMYEKIQPLLENLHRNFMKTRNNIAYDIQKLYDKDHLGNVLIDKKRLEKILLLSYVCNTQAEYQQGFHEMVMLFQLMVEHDHETFWLFQFFLQKTEHSCVINIGVGKNLDMLNDLIDFLDPVFAEHLRGKGAGTVRSLFPWFCFCFQRAFKSFEDVWRLWEVLLTGKPCRNFQVLVAYSMLQMVREQVLQESMTRDDIILACNNLIDLDADVLISAACLIYAELIQRDLLPPQGDCTARGHGPRPWFPVSLPVDQAQD
- the TBC1D21 gene encoding TBC1 domain family member 21 isoform X4 — protein: MTTLSPENSLSARWSASFILGLHPFVRTEAWKFLTGYYSWQSSQDERLTVDSTRRKNYEALCEMYEKIQPLLENLHRNFMKTRNNIAYDIQKLYDKDHLGNVLIDKKRLEKILLLSYVCNTQAEYQQGFHEMVMLFQLMVEHDHETFWLFQFFLQKTEHSCVINIGVGKNLDMLNDLIDFLDPVFAEHLRGKGAGTVRSLFPWFCFCFQRAFKSFEDVWRLWEVLLTGKPCRNFQVLVAYSMLQMVREQVLQESMTRDDIILACNNLIDLDADVLISAACLIYAELIQRDLLPPQGDCTARGHGPRPWFPVSLPVDQAQD